The Glandiceps talaboti chromosome 1, keGlaTala1.1, whole genome shotgun sequence genome has a segment encoding these proteins:
- the LOC144443320 gene encoding UPF0739 protein C1orf74 homolog encodes MAAPGEIKISEWKQNIQKYLPKPCRTKVLEILSNVLAVQEEIKPSFLFDYAMVDAERMQMFLSCSKATDTLRSLSLHGDVFIYNPKTLRNHLNNVAKNSSCFLVDVSGSLCQPKIASQDCHQVVLRHVNEVLTALDEQSDIQIALSKEGAHQNVAYTLQPTEGWNIPSIFGILLGYPVVYWYGVDDDTPSNCLSMVPLSVHKIFIRPDNNEGKEIISFSVPADLEESFHDSINVWYSDIKCKVTSSAIFNNFECGKLNVCLPSVIL; translated from the coding sequence ATGGCGGCGCCCGGCGAAATCAAAATCTCagaatggaaacaaaatatccAGAAATATTTACCGAAGCCATGCCGAACGAAGGTTTTGGAAATACTGAGCAATGTGTTAGCAGTCCAGGAAGAAATCAAGCCCAGTTTTCTATTTGACTATGCCATGGTTGATGCGGAACGTATGCAGATGTTTTTGAGTTGTTCGAAGGCGACAGACACGCTGAGAAGCCTTTCTCTGCATGGCGATGTGTTTATTTACAATCCTAAAACTTTACGGAACCATCTGAATAATGTCGCCAAAAATAGTAGCTGTTTTCTAGTTGATGTATCGGGAAGTCTGTGCCAACCAAAGATTGCTTCCCAAGACTGTCACCAGGTAGTTTTACGACATGTAAACGAAGTGTTGACAGCCCTTGATGAACAGAGCGATATTCAAATTGCTTTGAGTAAAGAGGGCGCACATCAAAATGTAGCCTACACATTACAACCAACTGAAGGTTGGAACATTCCttcaatatttggtattttactTGGATACCCTGTTGTGTACTGGTATGGTGTTGACGATGACACACCATCAAATTGCCTAAGCATGGTTCCCTTGTCAGTTCACAAAATATTTATTAGACCGGACAACAATGAAGGCAAAGAAATCATTTCATTCAGTGTACCAGCTGATTTAGAGGAATCATTCCATGACTCTATCAATGTCTGGTATTCAGATATCAAATGTAAAGTGACATCAAGTGCAATATTCAACAATTTCGAGTGTGGCAAGTTGAATGTTTGTTTGCCTTCTgtaatactttga